From Staphylococcus sp. M0911, a single genomic window includes:
- a CDS encoding phosphoadenylyl-sulfate reductase, which yields MSVKAMTYDNFTGDPFINSLNTDNDTRGAYQILKWAYDQYEDELVYSCSFGAESMVLIDLIHQIKPNAKIVFLDTDLHFQETYNLIDEVKATYPELRIEMKKPDLTLEEQANRYNPALWKNNPNQCCYIRKIKPLEEVLSGAKAWVSGLRRAQSPTRAHTNFINKDERFHSIKVCPLIYWSEDDVWQYIKQHQLPYNELHDHHYPSIGCIPCTSPVLDSEDSRAGRWSNFDKTECGLHVPDKP from the coding sequence GTCAGTCAAAGCGATGACATACGATAATTTTACAGGCGATCCTTTTATAAACTCCCTCAACACTGATAACGACACTAGGGGCGCATATCAAATATTAAAATGGGCGTATGATCAATATGAAGATGAATTAGTTTATTCATGTAGTTTTGGTGCAGAAAGTATGGTATTGATTGATTTAATCCATCAAATCAAACCGAATGCAAAAATTGTCTTTTTGGATACTGACCTACATTTTCAAGAAACATATAACTTAATTGATGAAGTAAAAGCAACATATCCTGAATTACGCATCGAAATGAAGAAACCTGATTTAACATTGGAAGAACAAGCTAACCGATATAACCCTGCGTTATGGAAAAATAATCCTAACCAATGTTGTTATATCAGAAAGATTAAACCACTTGAAGAGGTCTTATCTGGGGCTAAGGCTTGGGTATCAGGGCTGAGACGTGCACAATCTCCGACGAGAGCACATACTAATTTTATTAATAAAGATGAACGGTTTCATTCAATCAAAGTTTGTCCGCTTATATACTGGTCTGAAGACGATGTTTGGCAATATATTAAACAACATCAATTACCTTATAATGAATTGCATGACCATCATTATCCAAGTATTGGTTGTATTCCATGTACGTCACCAGTATTAGACTCTGAAGATTCTCGAGCAGGACGTTGGTCAAATTTTGATAAAACTGAATGCGGATTACATGTTCCTGACAAACCTTAA
- a CDS encoding assimilatory sulfite reductase (NADPH) flavoprotein subunit — MNINITNSPFNEEQAKQLNELLPTLTPEQKLWLSGYLTASQQAETNESVTSNQIAQQDQQTETMLADKEPEVTPETRAITILYGSETGNAQSLAEIFEERLVDMGNNVTLKSMEDIKPKDIKKVEDLFIITSTHGEGDPPDNAIELHEYLHGRKAPKLEGVRFSVLALGDQSYEYFCQAGKDFDFKLAELGAERLYDRVDCDIDYEEDAEKWMANVINAIGSKPKDTDSEQVVSESIKSAKERKYSKSNPYEAEVLENINLNGRGSNKETRHVELLLDNFGEEYEPGDCIVVLPQNDPSIVELLISTLGWDYEEQVLINEDGDTLNLEEALTSHFEITKLTKPLLENAAVLFDNDELKKNVQDKAWVQNYIEGRDLIDLLNDFDTTELQPDNLYQLLRKLPPREYSISSSYKATPDEVHITVGAVRYHSHGRDRTGVCSVQFAERVQPGDTVPIYLKRNPNFKFPQESEVPVIMIGPGTGVAPFRSYMQEREELGFKGNTWLFFGEQHFTTDFLYQTDWQEWLDKGYLSKLDVAFSRDTEHKVYVQHRILENSKQFNEWIQNGAAIFVCGDEKQMAKDVHQTIKEVLMKEQNLSDEDAEAYLKQMKREKRYQRDVY, encoded by the coding sequence GTGAATATTAACATCACAAATAGTCCTTTCAATGAGGAACAAGCAAAACAACTTAATGAATTACTACCAACTTTAACACCTGAACAAAAGCTTTGGTTAAGTGGTTATTTAACAGCGAGTCAACAAGCTGAGACCAATGAATCAGTGACGTCGAATCAAATAGCACAACAAGACCAACAAACTGAAACAATGCTTGCTGATAAAGAACCTGAAGTTACACCAGAAACTCGTGCCATTACAATTTTATATGGGTCAGAGACAGGAAATGCCCAAAGTTTGGCAGAAATCTTTGAAGAACGTCTTGTAGATATGGGTAACAATGTGACCTTGAAATCTATGGAAGACATTAAACCTAAAGATATTAAAAAAGTTGAAGATTTATTTATAATCACATCGACACATGGCGAAGGTGATCCACCTGATAATGCTATTGAATTACATGAATACTTACATGGGCGTAAAGCACCGAAACTAGAAGGTGTGAGATTTTCTGTACTTGCTTTAGGTGATCAATCATACGAATATTTCTGTCAAGCTGGTAAAGATTTCGACTTTAAATTAGCCGAATTAGGCGCTGAGCGATTATATGATCGTGTAGATTGTGATATTGATTACGAAGAAGACGCTGAAAAATGGATGGCCAACGTCATTAATGCTATAGGCTCCAAACCCAAAGATACTGATAGTGAGCAGGTTGTAAGCGAATCGATTAAATCAGCAAAGGAGCGTAAATATTCAAAATCCAATCCATATGAAGCAGAAGTATTAGAAAACATCAACTTAAATGGTAGAGGATCTAATAAAGAAACAAGACATGTTGAATTATTATTAGATAATTTTGGAGAGGAATACGAACCAGGTGATTGTATTGTGGTATTACCACAAAATGATCCGTCTATTGTTGAATTATTAATCAGCACATTAGGATGGGATTACGAAGAGCAGGTACTTATCAATGAAGATGGTGATACATTAAACCTTGAAGAGGCATTAACATCGCATTTTGAAATTACTAAACTAACGAAACCATTATTAGAGAATGCAGCAGTACTATTTGATAACGATGAATTAAAAAAAAACGTTCAAGATAAAGCATGGGTTCAAAATTATATCGAAGGACGAGACCTTATCGATTTATTAAATGATTTTGATACGACTGAACTTCAACCCGATAACCTATATCAACTATTGAGAAAGTTACCACCTAGAGAATACTCTATTTCAAGTAGTTATAAAGCGACACCTGATGAAGTACATATTACAGTTGGTGCGGTAAGATACCATTCTCATGGTCGAGATCGAACAGGTGTCTGCTCAGTTCAATTTGCAGAACGTGTGCAACCCGGCGATACGGTACCGATTTATTTAAAACGTAATCCAAACTTTAAATTTCCACAAGAAAGTGAAGTGCCAGTCATCATGATTGGACCTGGTACAGGCGTCGCACCTTTCAGAAGTTATATGCAGGAAAGAGAAGAGTTAGGATTTAAAGGTAATACTTGGTTGTTCTTTGGTGAACAACATTTTACAACGGATTTTCTATATCAAACAGATTGGCAAGAATGGTTAGATAAAGGTTATTTATCAAAGCTGGATGTTGCATTTTCTAGAGATACTGAGCATAAAGTGTATGTGCAACACCGTATATTAGAAAATAGTAAGCAGTTTAATGAATGGATACAAAATGGTGCCGCGATTTTCGTATGTGGGGACGAAAAGCAAATGGCTAAAGATGTACACCAAACAATTAAGGAAGTATTGATGAAAGAACAAAACTTATCCGACGAAGATGCTGAAGCGTATCTTAAGCAAATGAAGAGAGAGAAAAGATATCAAAGAGACGTCTATTAA
- a CDS encoding NADPH-dependent assimilatory sulfite reductase hemoprotein subunit, which produces MVKSNQKLSEELDDHLDQMEYLKADSQYLRGTIEQGLANPITGAISQDDAKLLKFHGSYMQDDRELRDERRKQKLEPAYSFMIRVRVPGGKATPEQWIAMDDISNQYANHTIKLTTRQAFQFHGILKRNLKQSMKDINQSVLDSIAACGDVNRNTMCNPNPYQSKVHAEVNDYATAISNHLLPSTGAYHEIWLDGEKVLDSSEESEPIYGSTYLPRKFKIGIAVPPSNDIDVYSQDIGLIAIIEQGELIGFNITIGGGMGMTHGNKETYPQLGRLIGFIPKDQAVDVCEKLLTIQRDYGNRENRKNARFKYTVDRLGEAWVTEELNRRLGWEIEPEKDYEFDHNGDRLGWIEGENNWNYTLFIQNGRVKDTEDYQLKTALREIAETHTGDFRLSPNQNLVIANISPEKKNDIQQIIDKYQLTDGTYYTGLRRNSMACVAFPTCGLAMAESERYLPSLISKIENLLDEAGVQEEDITIRMTGCPNGCARPALAEIAFIGKAPGKYNMYLGGGFKGERLNKLYKENIDENEILQTLRPLLIQYGKEKLPNEHFGDFVIRTGVVSKVNDGRDFHS; this is translated from the coding sequence ATGGTTAAATCAAATCAAAAACTGTCAGAAGAATTAGATGATCATCTAGATCAAATGGAATATTTGAAGGCAGATAGCCAGTATTTGAGAGGAACCATCGAACAAGGGTTAGCTAATCCTATTACTGGTGCGATTTCTCAAGATGATGCGAAGTTATTAAAGTTTCATGGTAGTTATATGCAAGATGATAGAGAGCTAAGAGATGAACGACGTAAGCAGAAATTAGAACCTGCTTATAGTTTTATGATTCGTGTTCGTGTTCCAGGTGGCAAAGCTACGCCAGAACAATGGATTGCCATGGATGATATTTCCAATCAATATGCTAACCACACCATCAAATTGACAACGCGTCAAGCATTCCAATTTCATGGTATTTTAAAACGAAATTTAAAACAATCTATGAAAGATATTAATCAATCTGTACTCGATTCGATTGCGGCCTGTGGTGACGTTAACCGAAATACAATGTGTAATCCCAATCCATATCAATCTAAAGTACATGCTGAAGTAAATGATTATGCTACAGCTATTAGCAATCATTTACTTCCTAGTACAGGTGCATATCATGAAATATGGTTAGACGGTGAGAAAGTATTAGATTCAAGTGAAGAATCAGAACCCATTTATGGAAGTACCTATTTACCTCGAAAGTTTAAAATTGGTATTGCAGTACCCCCGTCTAATGATATTGATGTTTACTCCCAAGACATTGGTTTGATTGCCATTATTGAGCAAGGTGAATTAATAGGCTTTAACATTACTATCGGTGGTGGTATGGGTATGACGCATGGTAATAAAGAGACATACCCTCAGTTAGGTCGATTAATTGGTTTCATTCCTAAAGACCAAGCGGTTGATGTGTGTGAAAAACTATTAACGATTCAACGAGATTATGGTAATAGAGAAAATCGAAAAAATGCACGTTTTAAATATACTGTTGATCGTTTAGGTGAAGCCTGGGTGACTGAAGAGCTAAATCGACGCTTAGGTTGGGAGATTGAGCCTGAAAAAGATTATGAGTTTGACCATAATGGCGATCGTCTTGGATGGATAGAGGGTGAGAATAATTGGAACTATACGCTATTTATTCAAAACGGACGTGTAAAAGATACTGAAGATTATCAACTTAAAACAGCACTTCGTGAAATTGCAGAGACACATACTGGAGATTTCAGATTGTCACCTAATCAAAATTTGGTCATTGCTAACATTTCTCCAGAAAAGAAAAACGACATACAACAAATTATAGATAAATATCAACTTACAGATGGTACTTATTATACTGGATTAAGACGTAATTCAATGGCTTGTGTAGCATTTCCTACATGTGGTCTTGCTATGGCAGAATCAGAACGTTATTTACCTTCACTCATTTCTAAAATTGAAAATTTACTTGATGAAGCGGGTGTTCAAGAAGAAGACATTACGATTCGAATGACAGGCTGTCCAAACGGTTGTGCTCGACCAGCTTTAGCAGAAATTGCATTTATCGGTAAAGCACCAGGAAAATACAATATGTATTTAGGTGGTGGATTTAAAGGGGAAAGACTCAATAAATTATATAAAGAAAATA